The proteins below come from a single Nocardioides eburneiflavus genomic window:
- a CDS encoding ATP-binding protein, with amino-acid sequence MTGSTSASHPSARHPSRPGSPRRAHRDLTASIAGGVASGLARHLAVPVLWVRGFFVATAFLGGFGLMLYAGLWMFLPADQHFEVGAPGLESATRTGKRPGRRSRLRDAGPAIALGALFFGVVLGVEGIFGQGVLFWPVVLGIAGIALLWRQADEAQRERWIDSSGRIDPFRAVFGNGGWAAYGRIAAGLGLIVTALLVFAIAAGQATFAVPVLVAGLLGLVGLAIVVGPWAKRLIDDLGAERVERVRTQERADMAAHLHDSVLQTLALIQKNSHDATTVARLARSQERDLRQWLFEAETTDATTLAGALKEMAADVESQHPVVVDVVTVGDCDLDEALRPVVLAAREAVVNVAKHAGTQRADVYAETSPGAVDVFVRDRGAGFDLGAVASDRHGVRSSIVDRMERHGGRADVRSAPGEGTEVRLHMARHAQHQSPTQPQPHAQASDEENR; translated from the coding sequence ATGACCGGTTCCACGTCCGCCTCCCACCCGTCTGCGCGCCACCCGTCGCGCCCGGGCTCGCCGCGTCGCGCCCACCGGGACCTCACCGCGTCGATCGCTGGCGGCGTCGCCTCGGGCCTGGCCCGGCACCTGGCGGTGCCGGTGCTGTGGGTGCGGGGCTTCTTCGTGGCCACGGCGTTCCTCGGGGGCTTCGGCCTGATGCTCTACGCCGGGCTCTGGATGTTCCTGCCCGCGGACCAGCACTTCGAGGTGGGCGCACCCGGCCTGGAGAGCGCGACCCGCACCGGCAAGCGCCCCGGGCGCCGCTCGCGGCTGCGCGACGCAGGTCCCGCGATCGCGCTCGGCGCGCTGTTCTTCGGCGTCGTCCTCGGCGTCGAGGGCATCTTCGGCCAGGGCGTGCTCTTCTGGCCGGTCGTCCTCGGCATCGCCGGCATCGCCCTGCTGTGGCGTCAGGCCGACGAGGCGCAGAGGGAGCGGTGGATCGACTCCTCCGGGCGCATCGACCCCTTCCGCGCCGTCTTCGGCAACGGCGGCTGGGCGGCGTACGGCCGGATCGCCGCCGGGCTCGGCCTCATCGTCACCGCCCTGCTCGTCTTCGCGATCGCGGCGGGGCAGGCGACCTTCGCGGTGCCGGTGCTCGTCGCCGGCCTCCTCGGCCTCGTCGGGCTCGCCATCGTGGTCGGTCCGTGGGCCAAGCGCCTCATCGACGACCTCGGCGCCGAGCGGGTGGAGCGGGTCCGGACCCAGGAGCGCGCCGACATGGCCGCGCACCTGCACGACTCGGTGCTCCAGACCCTCGCGCTGATCCAGAAGAACTCCCACGACGCCACGACCGTCGCGCGACTGGCCCGTTCGCAGGAGCGTGACCTGCGCCAGTGGCTCTTCGAGGCCGAGACGACCGACGCCACCACGCTCGCCGGTGCGCTCAAGGAGATGGCCGCCGACGTCGAGTCGCAGCACCCGGTGGTCGTGGACGTGGTGACCGTCGGCGACTGCGACCTCGACGAGGCGCTGCGGCCGGTCGTCCTCGCCGCACGGGAGGCCGTCGTCAACGTCGCCAAGCACGCGGGCACGCAGCGTGCCGACGTCTACGCCGAGACCTCGCCCGGCGCGGTCGACGTGTTCGTCCGCGACCGCGGCGCCGGCTTCGACCTCGGCGCGGTCGCGTCCGACCGGCACGGCGTACGCAGCAGCATCGTCGACCGGATGGAGCGCCACGGCGGGCGGGCGGACGTACGCTCGGCCCCGGGCGAGGGCACCGAGGTCCGCCTCCACATGGCCCGGCACGCCCAGCACCAGTCCCCAACCCAGCCCCAGCCCCACGCCCAGGCGTCCGACGAGGAGAACCGATGA
- a CDS encoding aminotransferase class V-fold PLP-dependent enzyme: protein MTHDPSESATSTALLERIRASVIGDDQVMQGPYGPRRVTYADYTASGRSLTFIEDFIRTEVLPAYANTHTEASGTGLQTTRLREDARRIIRDAVGGDDDTVVVFCGSGSTAAIDKLIGILGLRIPCVLEDRHHLSDAIPADQRPVVFIGPFEHHSNEVSWRETIADVVTIHEDADGRVSLDHLREELERHADRPLKIGSFSAASNVTGIVTDTEGVADLLHEHGALSFWDFAACAPYVDIEMHGPGSSYKDAIFISPHKFIGGPGTPGVLVVRRELMANRVPVVPGGGTVMYVNPTEHRYLEDPAHREEGGTPAIVESIRAGLVFQLKDAVGVETIQAHEEELLRRAVDAWVAEPSIQILGNLDSQRLSIVSFVVKAPDGTYLHHNFVVALLNDLFGIQTRGGCSCAGPYGHRLLDIDLDRSHAFEAQIRGGCEGIKPGWVRVNFNYFVDEDVFTYVVEAVRLVAREGWRLLGDYRFDPLTGLWHHRTGPVEPPMRLAAVTYASDGSMTWPAHTQTAPVSVLREHLDEGRAIMAAASPPDWSDTGHLDQGFDDLRWFALPACSLV from the coding sequence GTGACGCACGACCCGAGCGAATCCGCCACCTCGACCGCCCTCCTCGAGCGCATCCGCGCGTCCGTCATCGGCGACGACCAGGTCATGCAGGGCCCCTACGGCCCGCGCCGGGTGACCTACGCCGACTACACCGCCTCGGGTCGCAGCCTGACCTTCATCGAGGACTTCATCCGCACCGAGGTCCTGCCTGCCTACGCCAACACCCACACCGAGGCCAGCGGCACCGGGCTCCAGACCACGCGGCTGCGCGAGGACGCCCGCCGGATCATCCGCGACGCGGTCGGCGGCGACGACGACACGGTCGTGGTGTTCTGCGGCTCGGGCAGCACCGCGGCGATCGACAAGCTGATCGGCATCCTCGGCCTGCGCATCCCGTGCGTGCTCGAGGACCGCCACCACCTCAGCGACGCCATCCCCGCCGACCAGCGGCCGGTCGTGTTCATCGGACCCTTCGAGCACCACTCCAACGAGGTCAGCTGGCGCGAGACCATCGCCGACGTGGTCACGATCCACGAGGACGCCGACGGCCGGGTCTCCCTCGACCACCTCCGCGAGGAGCTCGAGCGCCACGCCGACCGTCCGCTCAAGATCGGCTCCTTCTCCGCCGCCTCCAACGTCACCGGCATCGTGACCGACACCGAGGGCGTCGCCGACCTGCTCCACGAGCACGGAGCGCTGAGCTTCTGGGACTTCGCCGCCTGTGCGCCCTACGTCGACATCGAGATGCACGGCCCGGGCTCGTCCTACAAGGACGCGATCTTCATCAGCCCGCACAAGTTCATCGGCGGCCCCGGCACCCCGGGCGTGCTCGTCGTGCGCCGCGAGCTGATGGCCAACCGGGTGCCGGTGGTACCGGGTGGCGGCACGGTGATGTACGTCAACCCGACCGAGCACCGCTACCTCGAGGACCCCGCCCACCGCGAGGAGGGCGGTACGCCGGCGATCGTCGAGTCGATCCGCGCCGGGCTGGTCTTCCAGCTCAAGGACGCCGTCGGTGTCGAGACGATCCAGGCTCACGAGGAGGAGCTCCTACGGCGGGCGGTGGACGCGTGGGTGGCGGAGCCGTCGATCCAGATCCTCGGCAACCTCGACTCCCAGCGGCTCTCGATCGTGTCCTTCGTGGTGAAGGCCCCCGACGGGACCTACCTCCACCACAACTTCGTGGTCGCCCTGCTCAACGACCTCTTCGGCATCCAGACCCGCGGCGGCTGCTCGTGCGCCGGCCCCTACGGCCACCGGCTGCTCGACATCGACCTCGACCGCAGCCACGCCTTCGAGGCGCAGATCCGGGGAGGCTGCGAGGGCATCAAGCCCGGCTGGGTGCGGGTCAACTTCAACTACTTCGTCGACGAGGACGTCTTCACCTACGTCGTGGAGGCCGTACGCCTCGTCGCCCGCGAGGGCTGGCGGCTGCTCGGCGACTACCGCTTCGACCCGCTCACCGGCCTGTGGCACCACCGCACCGGGCCGGTCGAGCCACCGATGCGCCTCGCTGCGGTCACCTACGCCTCCGACGGGTCGATGACCTGGCCCGCCCACACGCAGACGGCCCCCGTCTCGGTGCTCCGGGAGCACCTCGACGAGGGCCGCGCGATCATGGCTGCCGCGTCGCCGCCGGACTGGTCCGACACCGGTCACCTCGACCAGGGCTTCGACGACCTCAGGTGGTTCGCGCTTCCTGCCTGCTCACTTGTCTGA
- a CDS encoding PspC domain-containing protein, which yields MDNPSPTTDTGAGAEQPPGGQPPSGQPSSGPRVTRDEIKDLGRLRRSVTDRHIAGVAGGIARHLDIDPIIVRVALVVGVFFGGAGLLLYVAGWILVPEEGTDDEPLGLDRRSRTIALGGVGVLALIAALGDWAGAFWFPWPLAILAALVVWFLHRQGGGSPSAPRPAPEPYDGTYDGTYDGAYDGTHDPAYPQTYARAPRPRNPRKRGPILFLFTLALIALAEGVLGVVDVAGADVTDSAYPALALGITALMLVVGSVWGRAGGLIALGLVAALVTAGATASSHFPEERVHVHTPTSAGEVDSTYDFGGGEFLLDLSGIDDVESLDGREIAIDGFAGTVEVIVPDGVDVDVTTDVVGGDSRVFDRRTDGFEISVGGSRDGGVGAPDLTIGIDLVFGEIIVREAA from the coding sequence ATGGACAACCCCAGCCCCACCACCGACACCGGCGCCGGCGCCGAGCAGCCGCCCGGCGGCCAGCCCCCGTCGGGCCAGCCCTCGTCCGGCCCCCGCGTCACACGCGACGAGATCAAGGACCTCGGCCGCCTGCGCCGCAGCGTCACCGACCGTCACATCGCCGGCGTCGCCGGCGGCATCGCCCGTCACCTCGACATCGACCCGATCATCGTCCGGGTGGCGCTCGTGGTGGGTGTCTTCTTCGGCGGCGCCGGTCTCCTCCTGTACGTCGCCGGCTGGATCCTGGTGCCCGAGGAGGGCACCGACGACGAGCCACTCGGCCTCGACCGCCGCAGCCGCACGATCGCGCTGGGTGGTGTGGGCGTCCTCGCCCTGATCGCCGCGCTCGGCGACTGGGCCGGCGCGTTCTGGTTCCCGTGGCCGCTGGCGATCCTCGCCGCGCTGGTCGTGTGGTTCCTGCACCGCCAGGGCGGCGGGTCGCCGTCGGCACCGCGCCCGGCACCCGAGCCCTACGACGGCACCTACGACGGCACCTACGACGGCGCGTACGACGGCACCCACGACCCGGCGTACCCGCAGACGTACGCCCGCGCGCCCCGCCCGCGGAACCCCCGCAAGCGCGGCCCGATCCTCTTCCTCTTCACGCTGGCCCTGATCGCCCTCGCCGAGGGGGTCCTCGGGGTGGTCGACGTGGCCGGCGCCGACGTGACGGACAGCGCCTATCCCGCCCTCGCGCTCGGCATCACCGCGCTGATGCTGGTCGTCGGCTCCGTGTGGGGCCGGGCCGGTGGCCTGATCGCCCTGGGCCTCGTGGCTGCCCTGGTCACGGCCGGCGCCACCGCGAGCTCGCACTTCCCCGAGGAGCGGGTCCACGTCCACACCCCGACCAGTGCCGGCGAGGTCGACAGCACCTACGACTTCGGCGGCGGCGAGTTCCTGCTCGACCTGTCCGGGATCGACGACGTCGAGTCCCTGGACGGCAGGGAGATCGCGATCGACGGCTTCGCCGGGACCGTCGAGGTGATCGTCCCGGACGGCGTCGACGTCGACGTCACCACCGACGTCGTGGGCGGTGACAGCCGGGTCTTCGACAGGCGCACCGACGGCTTCGAGATCAGCGTCGGCGGCTCCCGCGACGGCGGGGTCGGGGCCCCCGACCTGACCATCGGCATCGACCTGGTCTTCGGCGAGATCATCGTCCGTGAAGCGGCCTGA
- a CDS encoding glycerophosphodiester phosphodiesterase family protein, translated as MTVTREVVGKASSLVLTPAVVAHRGASGHRPEHTLDAYRTAIRMGVDDIELDLVSTRDGVLVARHDLELSATTDVARRPELAHLRRTAVADGVVQHGWFAEDLTLAQLKTLAARERMPGTRPGSAAYDGVEGVPTLDEVLAMVGAESARRGRAVGVMLELKHAAHHDAVGLPLDVPLLCALARHGLDHPWARVTLMAFEAPVLRRLATRTRLPVVQLLEAGESVTADDLDRIDEYADGIGPHTSLVLPRDRTGAIGAPSSLVGDAHRRGLTVHVWTVRGENRFLPSNLRHGETPDAPGDMAAMVRALLDAGVDGVITDHPETALAAVREAVPPRRTLGS; from the coding sequence ATGACGGTGACCCGCGAGGTGGTGGGCAAGGCCTCGTCGTTGGTCCTCACCCCCGCCGTGGTTGCGCACCGCGGCGCCAGCGGGCACCGTCCCGAGCACACCCTCGACGCCTACCGGACGGCCATCCGGATGGGCGTGGACGACATCGAGCTGGACCTCGTCTCGACGAGGGACGGCGTGCTGGTCGCCCGCCACGACCTCGAGCTCAGCGCCACCACCGACGTCGCGCGGCGCCCCGAGCTGGCCCACCTCCGGCGGACCGCCGTCGCCGACGGGGTCGTGCAGCACGGGTGGTTCGCCGAGGACCTGACGCTCGCGCAGCTCAAGACCCTCGCCGCCCGCGAGCGGATGCCCGGCACCCGGCCGGGCAGCGCGGCGTACGACGGGGTCGAGGGGGTGCCGACGCTCGACGAGGTGCTGGCGATGGTCGGCGCGGAGTCGGCGCGACGGGGCCGTGCCGTCGGGGTGATGCTCGAGCTCAAGCACGCCGCCCACCACGACGCGGTCGGGCTGCCGCTCGACGTGCCGCTGCTGTGCGCCCTGGCCCGCCACGGCCTCGACCACCCGTGGGCGCGCGTGACGCTGATGGCGTTCGAGGCGCCGGTCCTGCGGCGGCTCGCCACCCGGACCCGGCTGCCCGTCGTGCAGCTCCTGGAGGCCGGCGAGTCCGTGACGGCGGACGACCTGGACCGGATCGACGAGTACGCCGACGGCATCGGCCCGCACACCTCGCTCGTGCTGCCGCGGGACCGGACCGGCGCGATCGGCGCCCCGTCCAGCCTGGTCGGCGACGCCCACCGTCGTGGCCTGACCGTGCACGTGTGGACGGTGCGCGGCGAGAACCGCTTCCTCCCGAGCAACCTGCGCCACGGCGAGACGCCCGACGCCCCGGGCGACATGGCCGCCATGGTCCGCGCCCTGCTGGACGCGGGCGTCGACGGAGTCATCACCGACCACCCGGAGACGGCGCTCGCGGCCGTGCGCGAGGCGGTGCCGCCGCGGCGTACGCTCGGGTCGTGA